DNA from Lentibacillus amyloliquefaciens:
GATTGAAAACCATCAGCCGGTTCCTGAAGCACCTCAAGCACCTGAACAGTCGGAAAAAGACAAGCTTATCGGTGATGAGGTAGCGGGATTGATTGGTAATGGTGATACGCTGCAGATTGGTTTTGGCTCGATTCCCAATGCGATTATCGACAACTTAAAGCACTATCGGAACTTGAGCATCCACACAGAGATGGTGCCGGAGAAAATCATTTCGCTGTATGAGAGCGGGGCTGTAACAAACGAAAACAATCCATTTCAAAAAGGGAAAATGACTGCCACATTTGCCTTTGGATCAAGAGACCTTTATGACTTCATGCACGAAAATGAGACAATTTATATGATGCCGGTCAATAAGACGAACCACGTTGGCCTGCTGCAGGAAGCCAATAATCTGGTGACGGTGAATGCCGGTGTGGAAGTCGATTTCCTCGGTCAAGTCAACGCGGAAATGGTTGGGGGCACGTACTGGTCCTCAACAGGCGGTCAATCCGATTTTCAAGTTGCCTCGCGATTGTCAGAGGGTGGCCGGGGCGTCATTTGTCTGCATGCCACTGCCAAAAATGATACGATTTCCAAAATCGTGCCGTCACTTAGTCCGGGAACGCCGGTTACGACATCAAAAAATGACGTGGATTATATCATTACAGAATATGGTGTGGCACGCCTCCGCGGAAAAACCATACGCGAACGGACAAAAGCTCTGATTGCTATCGCCCATCCGGATTTCAAGGATGAGCTGACATTTAAGGCGAAAGAAATGGGGTATCTTTAGGTATAAAAATATCGTCTGAGTATTGATCAACTCATTGCAGGCATGGATGATCTTTTTGAAAGGTGGATAGTAAGTGCTGGAATAAATATACTTCTTCTATCCGAATCATTTTCATTGGCATAAATATGCTATCTTCACTACCATGGGAGACAAAGCTTCAGCAAAGGGGAGATTCACATGACACGCGTTAATAATCAAATTATTTTAGCTGAACGGCCACAGGGAATGCCGGGCAGCGATACATTTCAATTTGTGAAAAAAGATGTTGAGGACGTAAAGGAAGGTCAGATTCTGATTAAGACGTTGTATGTGTCCGTTGATCCATATATGCGGGGCAGAATGGCGAACGTGGAATCTTATGTTGAACCGTTTAAGCTGGGTGAAGTTATTGGGGGCGGATCGATTGGTGAAGTCATTGAATCCAAATCAGATCAGTTCACTGAAGGTAATGTTGTGACAGGAGCGTTCGGCTGGCAGGAATATTATGTCGCCGGTGAAAATGAAGTCCGGCAAATTGACCCCTCAAATGCACCTGTCACGACCAATCTGCACATATTGGGCATGACCGGTTTAACCGCCTACTTCGGTCTGTTGGATATCGGCACCCCGAAAGAAGGTGAAACAGTTGTGATTTCTGGAGCAGCCGGCTCAGTCGGTTCCACTGCCGGCCAAATCGCCAAAATCAAAGGTGCACGTGTTGTAGGCATTGCCGGCTCTGAGGAGAAAATCTCACTTTTGAAAGACGAACTTAACTTTGATGAAGGCATCAATTACAAAACGTCTAATGATATTAAAGAGGATTTAAAACAAGCATGCCCGAACGGTGTTGATGTGTATTTCGATAATGTCGGCGGGGAGATATCGGATACTGTCATGACGCAATTGAATAAGTATGCCCGGATTCCGGCCTGTGGCGCGATTTCTGCCTATAACATGGAAGAGCAGGACATCGGCCCGCGCGTACAGCAAACGCTGATTAAGAAAAGCGCTTTGATGCAAGGCTTCATCGTCGGCAATTATTCCGAACGCTTCAAGGAGGGTGCCAAGCATCTCGGCCAATGGCTGCAGGAAGGAAAACTCACCTATCGTGAAACAATCAAAGAAGGTTTTGAAAACATCCCGGAAGCATTTCTTGATTTGTTTCGCGGAAAGAATATTGGGAAGCTGCTTGTGAAAGTGGGTGAGCGGGAGTATGAGAAATAAATAATTGATAGATGATGAAACGGGGCTGATCCAATAGACGCTAAGTTGGCGCATCGGATCAGCCCCATTATTATGTTGATTTATGGAAAATTCATTCATTCTACTTCAAAAGTCGTTTATTTGATTTTAAAGACAGGCAGCTTTTCCAAAAAGACAATATCATCCCGTTCAGACGCACCACCTTCAGCCAATATAGCGGCCTTTGCGACAACGTCACCACCGGCTTTTTGAACCAATTCTTCAAGTGCCTGCATTGATTCACCGGTACTGATAACGTCATCGATCAGAGCGATGCGTTTGCCTTTGATCATGTTCGCATCGTGTGAATCCAGACATAATAACTGTGAGTTTTGAGTGGTGATGGAATTGACTTCATGGGTTAACGGCTTATCCATGTAGGCTTTAACATTTTTTCGTGCCACGATATAACGTTTCATGCCGAGTGCTTTCGCAACTTCGTGGACAAATGGGATGCCTTTCGCTTCTGCCGTGACAAGCATGTCAACCTTGGGCAGCCTTTTTGCCAGTAATGGAGCTGCAGCGGTGACAAGTTCCGTATCGCCCAAAACGATGAAGCTTGCTATCTTTAAGTCGTCATTTATGGCAATAATAGGCAGCTCGCGTGTGACCCCAGCGACATTCAGTTCATAAGTTTTCATTTGTAGACCCTCCAATAGACTACTAGACTCCAAAAATACTTAATAGAAACTCCATAATAACGCCGGCAAGCATTCCAAGGAATGGATCTGCTATAGCTGTCACAACCATTGTCATCCCGCCGATCAGACTGGCGCCGGCACCTTCTGCAGAGAGCGCGGCCTGTGCATTTCCGGGCAATGTCACAATCGCACCCAGAACAAACAGGAACCCGGCAATTGAAGCGCTTGGGACGAATTTACCGATTTTAGGCAAAAGCTTCAGAAATAGAATGATAGCCATCAAGGCCATCATGATGACACCGGATAAGACGGCATGGGGCGCATCGGCAGTAGCCGAAATAACGACTTCGACCGGCCCGCCGCCAAATAAAGAAGATGCCATGTCGGCAAGACTGCTGATAATTGTGATGGTATCGATACTAACATCTGTTTCAGCGATTTCTCCGTTAATCTTTCCGAATGCAATATTAGCGCCGATGTTTAAACAAACCATGGCGAGTGCACCGCGGATGATCATCGGTGATAGCATCAGCTTTTGCAGCTTAAGTTTTTCCTCAGTTGTATCCTCGGGGATGCGGTTTTTATCCTTTTCAACAAAATAGTTGATAAAGCTGGACAGAATCACAGACAGCGTGATCGTATAGACCAGATCTTTTGTTGCAATATAAACAATCAGCGCAACGACAAATGACGATATCCCGACGATTCGGTCCTGCTTTGCCATATCCCAGGATACTTTGGCAAGCATGATGCCGACGCCTGCCATCATGCCATTAGTGATGACAGGGCCGATCCAGTCAATGATAGTACCCATTAAGCCAAACAGCCCGATGACTAGCATGATGAATGCTCCAAAGAAAATCATCGACAGGCGTTCACGGAGATTTCCCCCCATTTTGCCTGCTACGGTGATGGTCTCTGCCTGAAATGAAATGACGGCAACATTACTCGTGATTGTGTTGCCAAACGCACCGACGATGAATGCCATCGCCGTTGGTACGGAGGCAAAACCGAATGTCATAGCAAGCAAACCCTGCGGCAGACCATTCAGCACACCGCTGAAAGCCGCCATAATGTCTTTTAATATGTCCATCCTGATGCTCCTTCTTTTCCCCAATGAGTGGCGGCACAAAAATAAAAAAGACCCCGAGAACGGGGCCTTTTTGCATATGTCAGAAGCACCGTCCATAGTAGAGTAATTTAAGGTTACTCTGTAGAGACTCCCAGTCCGTATTACCGGGAATATATGGGGAAATATATTGTGTTATTTACGAACAATATTATCATTCATTGCAAAAATATTCAATTTTTGAGCGTCTAATGATTATTTTTTGATGGTTATCATGTTAGAAATTAACAAAAGGCGAATGTATAATGGTTGGTGCGTTCGATGTTTTTGTCATCAGCCGCCTGATTGAGTTGTTCAGGAGCATACTGGCTGTTCGTATCAATAGGCGTTCATAAATATTTTTCCATTCGTATATCCGGCCACATTTTTCCCTGCCACCATGTAAAATCCTCAATCCTCCCAATTTCCCGATAACCAAGCTTTTGATATAATCTGTGAGCTCGTTTGTTGAAAGCAAACACACCCAGTTCAATGCGTTTGATGTTATTTGTTTTAATCTGTTTCTCCAAATAGTTCATAGCGGCATAACCGATGCCCTTGCTCTGTTCCTTATGTTCGCCGATGACAATCCCTATCCAGGCAGTTTTGGGTTCTTTTTTATAGAGATGGCTCGGGTCAATTATGTAGTTCATTTCGCCGATTAACTGGTCATCTGTGTAAATAAGATAAATCGTTTCGTATGTTAAGCGGTTTGCTAAGTCATTTATGCTTACATTCTTTGGCTTTCTTAACTCCGCTTCACTTTGAACAGGGTGGGTTAATCCCATTAATGCCGGATCGTTTTCCCATTGGTTAAGCGTCTTTAGTACATTTAAGTTTGGTTCAGTTAACTGTACAAATTGAATCATAATGGCACCTCATTCCCTAAACCTGAAACTATTAATCAGCTCAGCCATCTGTTTCGGGGATTTATCCATGTCGTTTGCCAGCCAGTGCTTGATGACGTAGATGCTTCCGCTAATAATAAACGTGCTGGCATATTCGGATATATCCTCGTCGACTTCATTATTGTCGATCCAGCTTTTGATCAGGAACGTGCGGGCAACATCCATGACACGACGTTCAAAAGATTGGTCACCGTTTCCGCTGAGAAGTGTCTGGCAGATATCACGTTTGGAAACAACGTATTCCAGCAGCTTTTCGGTCATCTTCAGTGCTTCTGCTTCCCGCTCGAAATTATATTGATTTAAGTAGATGTTTAAATCCGCAATCAGCTCTTCTTCAATTTGCTCGAGTAAGTCAAACTGGTCATGATAATGGCTGTAAAAGGTCGAGCGGTTAATGTCGGCCTCTTCGCAGATTTCTTTAACGGTAATCGCTGAAATTTGTTTCGTTTCCAATAAAGTGATTAAACTATCCTTTAAGACCATGCGAGTATACTTTTTCCGGCGGTCGAGTTTTTCGTTCATAAAATCGTCACACTTTCTTCTTAGCATTTGGCAACATATTTTTTCGAAGTGTTGGTTTTTGTACGCATGTTATAAAACTGTTTGTTGTAAATCCAACACGGTGTCGTATATAATATTATCGTGTTCGAATGGATGATGCAAGAGAGGATGAACACCGATTGATATGACAACACGCATTTTAAACAATAAAAAATCGATTGTAATCACATTTCTGTTGCTGATGATTATCAGCGCGGCGGTGCAGTTCGGCGTACCGGTCAATCACGATATGGTTGACTTTTTACCGGATGATACGCCTTCCATTGAAGCGACGGATGTTATGAATGAAGAATTTGACGGGGCGGTTGCCAATACCCGGGTCATGATGAAGGATTTTAGCATATCAGAGGCATTGGCTTTTAAGGGAGAGCTGGAAGCAGTTGATGGCGTCTCTGAAGTGATGTGGCTCGATGACGCGATTGATATTAAAAAACCGATTGAAATGGCAGATGCCGATACCGTTGAGTCATACTATGAGGATGACAATGCACTGTATTCTTTCCATATTGAAGAAGGCAAAGAAGTAGAAACGACCGATGCCGTCTATGAATTGATCGGTGAGGAGAACGCTATGTCAGGCGATGCTCTTGATACGGCAATCTCGCAAAAAATGACCGGGCAGGAGTCGATGAATGCCGCTTTGATTCTTGTGCCGATTATCATTTTGATTCTGTTATTATCGACACGGTCTTGGATTGAGCCGGTATTTTTCCTGACAGCAATCGGGGTATCGATCCTTATTAACCTCGGGACGAACGTGTTTGTCGGAGAGATCTCCTTTATAACACAGGCGGTGGCACCGATTCTGCAGCTGGCAGTGTCACTTGATTATGCGATATTTTTGCTTCACAGTTTTGACGATTACCGGAAAGAGACTGAGGACCCGACAGAGGCGATGAAACGTGCGATGAAGCGGTCATTTCCTGCCATCGCTGCGAGCGCATCAACAACGGTATTCGGATTTACGGCTTTGATGTTTATGGAATTTGGGCTTGGTGCTGACCTGGGGCTGAACCTAGTCAAAGGGATTTTGCTCAGCTTTATCAGTGTGATGATTTTCCTCCCGGCTCTGACGCTGATGTTTTATAAATGGATTGATAAAACGCAGCACCGGCCATTCATGCCGAGTATTTATCGCATCGGGAAACATGTTATGAAATTGCGCATCCCTGTGCTTCTGGTGGTACTAATCCTGATTGTTCCGGCGTTTCTGGCCCAGAGTCAGACCAACTTCCTTTATGGAACCGGCGGACAACCGGAAGATACACGGGCCGGAAGTGATTCTGCTGCAATTGAAGAGTCATTCGGTAAATTTACGCCGATGGTGCTGCTGGTGCCTAAAGGCGACCTCGCCCGGGAAGAAGAACTCGTCCAGGAGCTTGATGACTTCAATCATGTGAAAAGCACTGTCTCTTATGTTGATACCGTCGGAGCAGGCATACCGCCGGAGTACCTCGATGAATCACAGACCGAACAGTTCTTTTCGGAGAGTTACAGCCGGATTACGTTAAATACAACTACCAATAATGAGGGTGATGAAGCCTTTAACCTTGTGGAAAATGTCAGGGATACGGCAGCGAATTATTATGGTGATGATTTTCACGCCTTGGGACAGAGTGTCACCTTATATGATATGAAGGACATGGTAGAACAGGATAATACGGTTGTGAACATATTGACCGTTGTGACGATTGCCATAGTCCTGCTTGTCACATTCCGCTCGATTTCCATTCCGGTTATATTGCTTTTGACGATTCAGTCCGCTGTCTGGTTTAATTTATCGGTGCCGTATTTCACCAACTCATCACTCGTTTATATCGGATATCTGATTGTCAGTACGGTACAGCTGGCGGCGACAGTCGATTACGCGATTCTTTTCACGGAAAATTATACGCATAATCGAAAAAGAATGGGCGCAATGGCGGCGATTAAGAAAACCATTAACGAAAAAATCTTTTCGATTGGCGTGTCCGCATCGATTTTGTCCAGTGTCGGCTTTATCCTGTGGGCGACATCAAGTGATCCGATTGTTTCCTCCATTGGGCTCTTGCTCGGACGGGGTGCGTTATTGGCATTTCTGATGGTAGTGTTTTTACTGCCGGGGTTGTTGCTCATATGTGACCGGATTATTGAAAAAACAACATGGAAACCAAACTTTTTTAAAGGGAAGTGATGCTATGCGGCTCAAAAAAATAATGATTCTATTGATGAGTGCCGTTCTGGTATTCGGGTCGACGCCTTTTGCCGCTTTAGCTGAAAATAATA
Protein-coding regions in this window:
- a CDS encoding acetyl-CoA hydrolase/transferase family protein, translated to MNPAQLYKQKLKTKEDAVTYIQPETDIITPILAAEPGLLMKQLVLHDGLKGNRLFQMLSSHEVINPDPEKLKVISMFMGATERKAFKEGKIDLLPNNFSDVPKILKQTGRKPVVMSVASPMNENGYFSLGTNADHTIALIPHADKVLLQVNENMPRTFGENHVHISEVTALIENHQPVPEAPQAPEQSEKDKLIGDEVAGLIGNGDTLQIGFGSIPNAIIDNLKHYRNLSIHTEMVPEKIISLYESGAVTNENNPFQKGKMTATFAFGSRDLYDFMHENETIYMMPVNKTNHVGLLQEANNLVTVNAGVEVDFLGQVNAEMVGGTYWSSTGGQSDFQVASRLSEGGRGVICLHATAKNDTISKIVPSLSPGTPVTTSKNDVDYIITEYGVARLRGKTIRERTKALIAIAHPDFKDELTFKAKEMGYL
- a CDS encoding phosphoribosyltransferase family protein; the encoded protein is MKTYELNVAGVTRELPIIAINDDLKIASFIVLGDTELVTAAAPLLAKRLPKVDMLVTAEAKGIPFVHEVAKALGMKRYIVARKNVKAYMDKPLTHEVNSITTQNSQLLCLDSHDANMIKGKRIALIDDVISTGESMQALEELVQKAGGDVVAKAAILAEGGASERDDIVFLEKLPVFKIK
- a CDS encoding efflux RND transporter permease subunit; the encoded protein is MTTRILNNKKSIVITFLLLMIISAAVQFGVPVNHDMVDFLPDDTPSIEATDVMNEEFDGAVANTRVMMKDFSISEALAFKGELEAVDGVSEVMWLDDAIDIKKPIEMADADTVESYYEDDNALYSFHIEEGKEVETTDAVYELIGEENAMSGDALDTAISQKMTGQESMNAALILVPIIILILLLSTRSWIEPVFFLTAIGVSILINLGTNVFVGEISFITQAVAPILQLAVSLDYAIFLLHSFDDYRKETEDPTEAMKRAMKRSFPAIAASASTTVFGFTALMFMEFGLGADLGLNLVKGILLSFISVMIFLPALTLMFYKWIDKTQHRPFMPSIYRIGKHVMKLRIPVLLVVLILIVPAFLAQSQTNFLYGTGGQPEDTRAGSDSAAIEESFGKFTPMVLLVPKGDLAREEELVQELDDFNHVKSTVSYVDTVGAGIPPEYLDESQTEQFFSESYSRITLNTTTNNEGDEAFNLVENVRDTAANYYGDDFHALGQSVTLYDMKDMVEQDNTVVNILTVVTIAIVLLVTFRSISIPVILLLTIQSAVWFNLSVPYFTNSSLVYIGYLIVSTVQLAATVDYAILFTENYTHNRKRMGAMAAIKKTINEKIFSIGVSASILSSVGFILWATSSDPIVSSIGLLLGRGALLAFLMVVFLLPGLLLICDRIIEKTTWKPNFFKGK
- a CDS encoding guanine permease, whose amino-acid sequence is MDILKDIMAAFSGVLNGLPQGLLAMTFGFASVPTAMAFIVGAFGNTITSNVAVISFQAETITVAGKMGGNLRERLSMIFFGAFIMLVIGLFGLMGTIIDWIGPVITNGMMAGVGIMLAKVSWDMAKQDRIVGISSFVVALIVYIATKDLVYTITLSVILSSFINYFVEKDKNRIPEDTTEEKLKLQKLMLSPMIIRGALAMVCLNIGANIAFGKINGEIAETDVSIDTITIISSLADMASSLFGGGPVEVVISATADAPHAVLSGVIMMALMAIILFLKLLPKIGKFVPSASIAGFLFVLGAIVTLPGNAQAALSAEGAGASLIGGMTMVVTAIADPFLGMLAGVIMEFLLSIFGV
- a CDS encoding NADP-dependent oxidoreductase, translating into MTRVNNQIILAERPQGMPGSDTFQFVKKDVEDVKEGQILIKTLYVSVDPYMRGRMANVESYVEPFKLGEVIGGGSIGEVIESKSDQFTEGNVVTGAFGWQEYYVAGENEVRQIDPSNAPVTTNLHILGMTGLTAYFGLLDIGTPKEGETVVISGAAGSVGSTAGQIAKIKGARVVGIAGSEEKISLLKDELNFDEGINYKTSNDIKEDLKQACPNGVDVYFDNVGGEISDTVMTQLNKYARIPACGAISAYNMEEQDIGPRVQQTLIKKSALMQGFIVGNYSERFKEGAKHLGQWLQEGKLTYRETIKEGFENIPEAFLDLFRGKNIGKLLVKVGEREYEK
- a CDS encoding GNAT family N-acetyltransferase, which codes for MIQFVQLTEPNLNVLKTLNQWENDPALMGLTHPVQSEAELRKPKNVSINDLANRLTYETIYLIYTDDQLIGEMNYIIDPSHLYKKEPKTAWIGIVIGEHKEQSKGIGYAAMNYLEKQIKTNNIKRIELGVFAFNKRAHRLYQKLGYREIGRIEDFTWWQGKMWPDIRMEKYL
- a CDS encoding TetR/AcrR family transcriptional regulator, giving the protein MNEKLDRRKKYTRMVLKDSLITLLETKQISAITVKEICEEADINRSTFYSHYHDQFDLLEQIEEELIADLNIYLNQYNFEREAEALKMTEKLLEYVVSKRDICQTLLSGNGDQSFERRVMDVARTFLIKSWIDNNEVDEDISEYASTFIISGSIYVIKHWLANDMDKSPKQMAELINSFRFRE